One part of the Arthrobacter sp. EM1 genome encodes these proteins:
- a CDS encoding amidohydrolase family protein yields MTRIIEFTGPILTGPDRERRGLWSVDGLLTFDRPALAPDLVLDGWVIPGLVDAHCHIGLGPGGDVPAQLAEEQARTDRDAGTLLVRDAGAVHDTRWLQHRTELPRIIRSGRHIARTRRYLRGFAVEVEPLELVEAVRKQARAGDGWVKLVGDWINRDDGDLAPSFPAAVLKDAVWAAHDEGARVTAHCFAESTLDDMLDAGIDCIEHATGLLPRHLPRFVEQGVPIVPTLINIATFPDIAAQAEAKFPRYAEHMRALWERRAERVLEAFEAGVAIYAGTDAGSVIKHGRIVDEIQALHAAGLPALAALDAGAWAARDWLGAPGITDGASADVLVCTEDPRGNLAALQELRHIVLRGEPVR; encoded by the coding sequence ATGACCCGCATCATCGAGTTCACCGGACCCATCCTTACCGGCCCCGACCGGGAACGCCGGGGCCTCTGGTCGGTCGACGGCCTGCTGACCTTTGACCGGCCCGCACTCGCCCCGGACCTCGTTCTCGACGGCTGGGTCATCCCCGGGCTGGTTGACGCGCACTGCCACATCGGACTGGGTCCGGGCGGGGACGTGCCGGCGCAGCTGGCGGAGGAACAGGCCAGGACCGACCGTGACGCCGGCACCCTGCTGGTCCGCGACGCCGGAGCCGTCCACGACACCCGCTGGCTCCAGCACCGGACGGAGCTACCGCGCATCATCCGTTCCGGCCGGCACATCGCCAGGACCCGGAGGTACCTCCGTGGCTTCGCCGTCGAGGTGGAGCCCCTGGAGCTGGTGGAAGCCGTGCGCAAGCAGGCGCGCGCCGGCGACGGCTGGGTCAAGCTGGTGGGGGACTGGATCAACCGCGACGACGGCGACCTCGCCCCCTCCTTTCCCGCGGCGGTGCTCAAGGACGCCGTCTGGGCCGCCCACGATGAAGGCGCCCGGGTCACGGCCCATTGCTTCGCCGAAAGCACCCTGGATGACATGCTGGACGCCGGAATCGACTGCATCGAACACGCCACGGGCCTGCTGCCGCGGCATCTTCCGAGATTCGTCGAACAGGGTGTGCCGATCGTCCCCACGCTCATTAACATCGCCACCTTCCCCGACATCGCCGCACAGGCCGAGGCAAAGTTTCCCCGGTACGCGGAGCATATGCGCGCCTTATGGGAGCGCCGGGCAGAACGTGTCCTTGAGGCCTTCGAAGCCGGCGTCGCCATCTATGCCGGGACGGACGCCGGAAGCGTTATTAAACATGGGCGCATCGTTGATGAAATCCAGGCGCTGCACGCAGCCGGGCTGCCGGCCCTTGCGGCGCTCGACGCCGGCGCATGGGCCGCCCGGGACTGGCTGGGCGCGCCCGGTATCACCGACGGCGCCAGCGCCGACGTCCTGGTCTGCACAGAGGATCCACGCGGCAACCTGGCCGCACTGCAGGAGCTGAGGCACATCGTGCTGCGCGGCGAACCGGTCCGTTAG
- a CDS encoding RNA-binding protein yields MLAEALEHLVRGIVDSPGDVKVSAKNNRRGDTLEVRVHQDDLGRVIGRQGRTARALRTVVAALTDGEPVRVDVVDTDRRR; encoded by the coding sequence TTGCTGGCAGAAGCGCTCGAACACCTCGTCCGCGGGATCGTTGACAGTCCTGGGGATGTTAAGGTCAGTGCGAAGAACAACCGCCGCGGGGACACCCTCGAAGTGCGCGTTCATCAGGACGACCTCGGACGGGTGATCGGCCGCCAGGGCCGCACCGCACGCGCCTTGCGCACTGTGGTGGCGGCGCTGACGGACGGCGAACCGGTCAGGGTCGACGTCGTCGATACCGACCGCCGCCGGTAA
- the rimM gene encoding ribosome maturation factor RimM (Essential for efficient processing of 16S rRNA), with amino-acid sequence MQLQVARIGKPHGIRGEVTVQVLTDAPGDRFIPGTQFVVEPATTGTLTVLSARWNKDILLLAFEEIETRNEAETLRGAKLFVETEELDDDDDDEGWYEHELEGLEVRVGDAVVGKVSGLRTLPVQDLLVVTAADGTEVLIPFVEQIVPEVNVGEGYVLVTPPPGLFEVNAEDEAKTGDTPASDPASTNAAGSATAPASSAAAGSDDAGDVA; translated from the coding sequence ATGCAGCTTCAGGTGGCACGAATCGGCAAGCCCCACGGCATCCGCGGCGAAGTGACTGTCCAGGTGCTCACCGATGCGCCCGGCGACCGCTTCATCCCCGGGACCCAGTTTGTGGTGGAGCCGGCCACAACAGGGACGCTCACCGTCCTCAGTGCCCGCTGGAACAAGGACATTTTGCTGCTTGCGTTCGAAGAGATCGAGACCCGCAATGAGGCGGAGACCCTCCGCGGCGCCAAACTCTTTGTTGAAACCGAAGAACTCGACGATGATGACGATGATGAAGGCTGGTACGAGCACGAACTCGAAGGCCTGGAGGTGCGCGTCGGGGACGCGGTGGTCGGCAAGGTCTCCGGCCTCCGGACCCTTCCGGTCCAGGACCTTCTCGTAGTCACCGCTGCCGACGGCACCGAAGTGCTGATCCCGTTTGTGGAGCAGATTGTCCCCGAGGTCAATGTCGGGGAAGGCTACGTCCTGGTCACCCCGCCGCCGGGACTCTTTGAGGTCAATGCCGAGGACGAGGCCAAGACCGGCGACACGCCGGCGTCCGACCCCGCGTCGACCAATGCTGCCGGGTCCGCCACCGCCCCCGCGTCTTCCGCTGCCGCCGGGTCCGACGACGCAGGAGACGTAGCCTAA
- the trmD gene encoding tRNA (guanosine(37)-N1)-methyltransferase TrmD — translation MRIDVVSIFPEYLAPLELSLIGKARQDGLLELNVHDLRGFTTDRHRTVDDTPYGGGAGMVMKPEPWAQALAAVAADRPVGAAKPVLIVPSPAGERFSQATAHKLAEEDRLVFACGRYEGIDERVMEWAAEHFAVRPMSLGDYVLNGGEVAVLAMVEAIGRLLPGVVGNPESLVEESHSDGLLEYPVYTKPASWRDREVPAVLLSGNHGKIAQWRRHEQYRRTAERRPDLLAEFDAGKLPRADRTAFADLGYNVVDGRLLRRADAGGQSD, via the coding sequence ATGAGGATCGACGTCGTCAGCATCTTCCCCGAGTACCTGGCACCGTTGGAACTGTCCTTGATTGGCAAGGCCCGCCAGGACGGGCTGCTGGAGCTCAACGTCCACGACCTCCGCGGGTTCACCACGGACCGGCACCGAACCGTTGACGACACCCCGTACGGCGGCGGAGCCGGCATGGTCATGAAGCCCGAACCTTGGGCCCAGGCCTTGGCCGCCGTCGCTGCGGACCGGCCGGTCGGCGCAGCGAAGCCGGTCCTGATCGTGCCATCGCCGGCGGGGGAGCGGTTCAGCCAGGCCACGGCCCACAAGCTGGCGGAGGAAGACCGGCTGGTGTTCGCCTGCGGACGCTACGAGGGCATCGACGAGCGCGTGATGGAATGGGCCGCCGAACACTTCGCCGTACGCCCCATGAGCCTGGGCGACTACGTGCTCAACGGCGGCGAAGTGGCGGTACTGGCGATGGTGGAGGCCATCGGACGCCTGTTGCCCGGCGTCGTCGGCAACCCCGAATCCCTCGTCGAGGAATCGCACTCGGACGGGCTGCTCGAGTACCCCGTCTACACCAAGCCCGCCAGCTGGCGGGATCGTGAGGTTCCGGCGGTGCTGCTCAGCGGCAACCACGGCAAGATCGCCCAGTGGCGCCGGCACGAACAGTACCGGCGTACCGCCGAACGCCGTCCGGACCTGCTTGCGGAGTTCGACGCCGGCAAGCTGCCGCGCGCGGACCGTACCGCTTTCGCGGACCTCGGATACAACGTCGTCGACGGCCGCCTGCTGCGCCGCGCCGACGCCGGCGGCCAATCCGATTAA
- a CDS encoding YraN family protein, translating into MRAKDVLGRRGEEFAAGYLEARGMRILDRNWRCSEGEVDIVALDGDTLVIAEVKTRSSLDYGHPFEAVGVDKLARLHRLASAWCRDHSRRAPLRRLDVIAVLDDGIGEPTVEHLKGVG; encoded by the coding sequence ATGAGAGCTAAAGACGTGCTGGGCCGTCGGGGCGAGGAATTCGCGGCCGGATACCTGGAAGCCCGCGGCATGCGGATCCTGGACCGCAACTGGCGGTGTTCCGAGGGCGAAGTAGACATAGTTGCCCTCGACGGCGACACCCTGGTCATCGCAGAGGTGAAGACTCGCAGCTCCCTGGACTACGGGCATCCTTTCGAAGCCGTCGGCGTGGACAAGCTGGCCCGGCTGCACCGCCTCGCTTCCGCGTGGTGCCGCGACCACAGCCGGCGGGCACCGCTGCGCCGACTGGATGTGATTGCCGTCCTCGACGACGGCATCGGCGAGCCCACTGTCGAACACCTCAAAGGGGTGGGGTAG
- a CDS encoding alpha/beta hydrolase: MFKQRVVFVHGAGSFGAAAWPKQHGMALSYDALFLRRHGYDPVEEPLETDFCADAAIVLRALADDGRGEAGGHVVAHSQGAIAAMMAAVERPELVHSLTLVEPACLSLTAELPATAAHRALMQPLFEVRQHLSDEDFHREFVRRVFAAQSPAQAGLGDPNPEDQREACRLRLQAPAWEAPLQIVPGVPTLVLTGGWEPLYEEIAGYLRDTGAVHRTAAGGHRPQDSAEGNRLIRAFIADVGRQQHAHAS, from the coding sequence ATGTTCAAGCAGCGTGTAGTCTTCGTCCACGGGGCGGGCAGCTTCGGCGCTGCCGCGTGGCCGAAACAGCATGGTATGGCGCTGAGCTACGACGCCCTGTTCCTGCGCCGGCACGGGTATGACCCGGTCGAGGAGCCGCTGGAAACGGACTTCTGTGCCGATGCCGCCATTGTGCTGCGGGCCCTGGCCGACGACGGCCGCGGCGAGGCCGGCGGGCACGTTGTGGCACACTCCCAGGGGGCCATCGCCGCGATGATGGCCGCCGTCGAACGGCCTGAGCTGGTGCACTCGCTGACCCTGGTGGAGCCGGCCTGTCTGTCACTCACCGCGGAGCTGCCGGCGACGGCAGCGCACCGGGCGCTGATGCAGCCGCTCTTCGAGGTCCGCCAGCACCTAAGCGATGAGGACTTCCACCGCGAATTCGTCCGCCGGGTGTTTGCGGCCCAGAGCCCGGCCCAGGCGGGCCTCGGTGACCCGAACCCGGAAGACCAGCGTGAGGCGTGCCGCCTGCGTCTCCAGGCTCCGGCCTGGGAAGCTCCGCTGCAGATCGTCCCCGGTGTCCCCACTTTGGTGCTGACCGGCGGCTGGGAACCGCTGTATGAAGAGATCGCAGGCTATTTGCGTGACACCGGTGCCGTGCACCGCACAGCGGCGGGCGGGCACAGGCCCCAGGACTCGGCGGAGGGAAACCGTCTGATCCGGGCGTTTATCGCCGATGTTGGCCGGCAACAGCACGCCCATGCCTCCTAG
- a CDS encoding YifB family Mg chelatase-like AAA ATPase: MALGRSYSVALVGLNGYIVEVEADIGQTLPAFIILGLPDASLNEAKERIRSAAQNSGIPLSRRKITANLIPASLPKRGSGFDLAIAMAILLASNDVRSTGRTVFIAELGLDGRLRPVRGVLPAVMAAVRAGYSDIVVARANAAEAELVPGARVRGYATLARLAFDFGADPQDLALDFEPDPGTGEPRAEAEGPNLTPPDMCDVSGQGDARRALEVAAAGAHHLLLTGPPGAGKTMLAERLPGLLPDLGDAEAMEVTAIHSLCSLASSSLQLVRRPPYENPHHTATSAAIIGGGSGLPRPGAASRAHRGVLFLDEAPEYERRVLDALRQPLESGELVLHRSAGTAAYPARFQLVLAANPCPCGKGTGKGIDCICTPTMRRRYLARISGPLLDRVDIQLQVERVSLTDFGQPGVEEDTATIASRVRAARTRQLQRLLPFGLETNAQVPGRVLRGALRLSAPATRILDHALERGMLTARGYDRVLRLAWTVADLAEHDIPVADDIGLALSLRQATLAA; this comes from the coding sequence GTGGCTCTCGGACGGAGCTACTCCGTGGCGCTTGTGGGGCTCAACGGCTACATCGTCGAAGTCGAAGCCGACATCGGCCAGACCCTCCCGGCGTTCATCATTTTGGGCCTGCCCGACGCGTCCCTGAACGAAGCGAAGGAACGGATCCGCAGCGCCGCCCAGAACTCGGGCATTCCGCTGAGCCGACGGAAAATCACGGCCAACCTCATCCCGGCGTCGCTGCCAAAACGCGGCTCCGGCTTCGACCTAGCCATCGCCATGGCGATCCTGCTGGCCTCCAATGATGTGCGCTCCACCGGCCGGACAGTGTTCATCGCGGAACTGGGGCTGGATGGCCGGCTGCGGCCCGTCCGCGGGGTTCTTCCCGCCGTGATGGCTGCTGTGCGGGCAGGCTACAGCGACATTGTTGTGGCGCGGGCAAACGCCGCCGAAGCAGAACTCGTGCCCGGTGCACGGGTGCGTGGTTACGCCACCCTGGCCCGGCTGGCCTTCGATTTCGGTGCTGATCCACAGGATTTGGCCCTCGACTTCGAGCCCGATCCCGGGACCGGTGAGCCTCGGGCCGAGGCAGAGGGGCCGAACCTCACACCACCGGATATGTGCGACGTTTCCGGCCAGGGGGATGCCCGCAGGGCGCTGGAGGTCGCCGCCGCCGGCGCTCACCATCTGCTTTTGACCGGCCCGCCGGGAGCCGGGAAAACGATGCTGGCCGAGCGGCTTCCCGGCCTCCTGCCGGACCTTGGAGACGCCGAGGCCATGGAAGTCACTGCCATCCATTCGCTCTGCTCACTGGCCTCGTCCTCCCTGCAACTGGTGCGCAGGCCGCCGTATGAGAACCCCCACCACACCGCCACCTCAGCGGCCATAATCGGCGGTGGCTCCGGGCTGCCCCGGCCCGGGGCCGCTTCCCGGGCGCACCGCGGTGTGCTGTTCCTTGACGAGGCGCCGGAATACGAGCGCCGGGTCCTGGATGCGCTCCGGCAGCCGCTGGAGAGCGGCGAACTCGTACTGCACCGCTCGGCTGGGACGGCGGCGTACCCTGCCCGCTTCCAGCTTGTTCTCGCGGCTAATCCGTGCCCCTGCGGCAAGGGCACAGGCAAAGGAATTGACTGCATCTGTACCCCGACAATGCGCCGGCGGTATCTGGCCCGAATTTCCGGGCCGCTGCTGGACAGGGTCGACATCCAGCTGCAGGTGGAGCGGGTATCGCTGACCGATTTCGGCCAGCCCGGGGTGGAGGAGGATACCGCCACCATTGCTTCCCGTGTCCGGGCCGCCCGGACACGGCAGCTTCAGCGGCTGCTGCCGTTCGGCTTGGAGACTAACGCCCAAGTGCCCGGTCGTGTGCTCCGGGGCGCCCTCCGCCTCAGTGCTCCCGCCACCCGGATCCTGGACCACGCCCTGGAGCGCGGGATGCTGACCGCCCGCGGTTACGACCGGGTGTTGCGCCTGGCCTGGACCGTGGCGGATCTTGCCGAACACGACATCCCGGTTGCAGACGACATCGGGCTGGCTCTCAGCCTCCGGCAGGCAACCCTTGCTGCCTGA
- a CDS encoding VOC family protein — MTAEASTQDLLPAALTMGAVMLKVGDLKLMTDYYQRALGLDIVAEQDGGLYLGRRQKPLVHLAPAPGLRAASRGEAGLFHTALLFEDQQSLAATVASAAQYQPQSFSGSADHLVSEAFYFTDPEGNGIELYWDRPRDAWSWDGKNVMMDSLALPPQRYLEEFLTEESVAGQREASAGVGHVHLQVGDVRSAEDFYVGTLGFEKTLAMHGQALFVSAGGYHHHMAMNVWNSRGAGPRRDTLGLGEVLIEVPAGDDVGALADRLKAAGVQSHHTGAELRFEDPWRNRIRVAVR; from the coding sequence ATGACCGCAGAAGCCAGCACCCAGGATCTCCTTCCGGCCGCCCTGACGATGGGCGCCGTGATGCTCAAGGTTGGCGACCTGAAGCTTATGACCGACTACTACCAGCGCGCCCTCGGCCTGGACATCGTGGCCGAGCAGGACGGCGGCCTCTACCTCGGGCGCCGGCAGAAGCCGCTGGTCCACCTCGCGCCGGCGCCCGGACTGAGGGCCGCGTCCCGCGGCGAGGCCGGCCTCTTCCATACCGCGTTGTTGTTCGAGGACCAGCAGTCCCTCGCCGCCACCGTCGCCAGCGCCGCGCAGTACCAGCCGCAGTCCTTCAGCGGCAGCGCCGACCATCTGGTCAGCGAAGCCTTCTACTTCACGGATCCCGAGGGCAACGGGATCGAGCTGTACTGGGACCGCCCACGTGACGCCTGGTCCTGGGACGGCAAAAACGTGATGATGGACAGCCTGGCCCTCCCGCCACAGCGCTACCTGGAAGAGTTCCTCACCGAGGAGTCCGTGGCCGGGCAGCGCGAGGCCAGCGCCGGCGTTGGGCATGTCCACCTGCAGGTCGGCGACGTCCGGTCCGCCGAGGATTTTTATGTCGGCACCCTCGGATTCGAAAAAACGCTGGCCATGCACGGCCAAGCACTGTTCGTCTCGGCCGGCGGCTACCACCACCACATGGCCATGAACGTCTGGAACAGCCGGGGCGCCGGACCCCGCCGGGACACCCTGGGGCTCGGCGAGGTGCTGATCGAAGTACCGGCCGGAGACGACGTCGGGGCCCTCGCGGACCGCCTCAAGGCCGCAGGGGTCCAGTCCCACCACACCGGGGCTGAACTGCGCTTCGAGGACCCGTGGCGGAACCGGATCCGCGTCGCCGTGCGCTGA
- a CDS encoding ribonuclease HII, with the protein MSQAPTLDYERRFRNAGARLVAGVDEVGRGALAGPVSVGITVVDLEQQVLLADVRDSKLLKVADRERLVPLVRSWSVANAVGHASAKEIDDVGIVAALRLAGTRAWLAVLAAGVTPDVVLLDGSHNWLSPVAQPSLLDDGPVEPGCDAPVHTLVKADMQCLSVAAASILAKVERDGIMRELHSEYPAFGWDVNKGYGTAIHKDALRAAGTTPYHRVSWQLL; encoded by the coding sequence ATGTCCCAAGCCCCCACCCTCGACTACGAGCGCCGCTTCCGAAATGCGGGCGCCCGACTCGTCGCCGGCGTTGACGAGGTGGGCCGCGGTGCCCTCGCCGGACCCGTCAGTGTGGGAATCACGGTGGTGGACCTCGAGCAGCAGGTGCTGCTCGCCGATGTTAGGGACAGCAAGCTGCTCAAGGTGGCGGACCGTGAGCGGCTGGTGCCGCTGGTCCGGAGCTGGAGTGTGGCCAACGCCGTTGGGCACGCCTCGGCGAAAGAGATCGACGACGTCGGCATCGTCGCGGCGCTGCGGCTCGCCGGCACCCGTGCCTGGCTCGCCGTCCTCGCCGCCGGGGTCACCCCTGACGTTGTGCTGCTGGACGGCAGCCACAACTGGCTCTCGCCGGTGGCTCAGCCATCCCTGCTCGACGACGGCCCGGTGGAACCGGGCTGCGACGCGCCGGTGCACACACTTGTCAAGGCGGACATGCAGTGCCTGAGTGTCGCGGCCGCATCCATCCTGGCCAAAGTCGAACGCGACGGCATCATGCGCGAACTGCACAGCGAATACCCGGCCTTCGGCTGGGACGTGAACAAGGGCTACGGCACGGCCATACACAAGGATGCGCTCCGAGCCGCCGGGACCACGCCGTACCACCGGGTGAGCTGGCAGCTGCTCTAG
- the lepB gene encoding signal peptidase I, which translates to MPETGPRNPDPQGQDEPWIVSSAIPAREHAADLPAAGGPAHAGRASKRARKAKAQERHSPLFLWVKEVATVVLVAIVLSFLIKTFLFRAFYIPSESMVNTLDVNDRIFVNLLVPEPFALERGDVVVFKDTQGWLVPAAQKAAGPFSWAQDSLTFIGLLPDNSEQHLVKRVVGLPGDHVVCCDAGGRLMVNGAPLDESYINPAEVPQARDFDVVVPEGKVWVMGDNRNHSADSRAHPDSNGGFVNIADIEGRAAVIAWPLNRIGGLDNYPDVFRDVPAPAGK; encoded by the coding sequence ATGCCCGAGACCGGACCCCGGAATCCCGATCCGCAGGGCCAGGACGAGCCCTGGATTGTTTCCTCGGCAATCCCTGCCAGGGAGCACGCTGCGGATCTTCCGGCCGCGGGCGGACCCGCCCATGCGGGTCGCGCGTCGAAGCGTGCACGCAAGGCGAAAGCCCAGGAGCGGCACAGTCCGCTGTTCCTTTGGGTGAAGGAAGTGGCCACCGTGGTGCTCGTCGCCATTGTGCTGTCCTTCCTGATCAAGACCTTCCTCTTCCGGGCCTTCTACATTCCGTCCGAGTCAATGGTCAACACCCTGGACGTCAACGACCGCATCTTTGTGAACCTTCTGGTCCCGGAACCGTTCGCCCTGGAGCGCGGCGACGTCGTGGTGTTCAAGGACACCCAGGGCTGGCTGGTTCCTGCGGCACAGAAGGCGGCTGGCCCGTTCAGCTGGGCGCAGGACAGCCTGACATTCATCGGTCTGCTGCCGGACAACTCGGAGCAGCACCTGGTGAAGCGCGTGGTGGGGCTTCCGGGCGACCACGTGGTCTGCTGCGACGCCGGAGGCCGGCTGATGGTTAACGGCGCGCCGCTAGACGAGTCCTACATCAACCCCGCCGAAGTGCCCCAGGCCCGCGACTTCGATGTTGTGGTTCCCGAAGGCAAGGTTTGGGTCATGGGCGATAACAGGAATCATTCCGCGGACTCGCGCGCCCACCCGGACAGCAACGGAGGCTTCGTCAACATCGCCGACATCGAAGGAAGGGCGGCCGTCATTGCGTGGCCGCTGAACCGCATCGGCGGCCTCGACAACTACCCCGACGTGTTCCGCGACGTACCCGCGCCGGCCGGAAAGTAA
- the rplS gene encoding 50S ribosomal protein L19, giving the protein MHILDSVDAASLRTDVPTFRAGDTLKVHVNIIEGKNSRVQVFQGFVLGRHGDGLRETFTVRKVSFGVGVERTFPVHSPIIDKIELVSKGDVRRAKLYYMRNLRGKAAKIKEKRDFQPAK; this is encoded by the coding sequence ATGCATATCCTCGATTCCGTAGACGCAGCCTCGCTGCGCACCGATGTTCCGACGTTCCGCGCGGGTGACACCCTCAAGGTTCACGTGAACATCATCGAAGGCAAGAACTCCCGTGTCCAGGTATTCCAGGGCTTTGTCCTGGGCCGCCACGGCGACGGTCTCCGCGAAACCTTCACCGTCCGCAAGGTCTCCTTCGGCGTCGGTGTGGAGCGTACCTTCCCGGTGCACTCCCCGATCATCGACAAGATCGAGCTCGTCTCCAAGGGCGACGTGCGCCGCGCCAAGCTGTACTACATGCGCAACCTGCGTGGCAAGGCCGCGAAGATCAAGGAAAAGCGCGACTTCCAGCCCGCAAAGTAA
- a CDS encoding DUF2469 domain-containing protein — protein sequence MSAEDLENYETDMELQLYREYRDVVGLFSYVVETERRFYLANHVDLQARSADGEVYFDLTLQDAWVWDVYRSARFVKSVRVITFKDVNVEELPRNEELGLPKVGDLGN from the coding sequence ATGAGTGCCGAGGACCTTGAAAACTATGAAACCGACATGGAGCTGCAGCTTTACCGCGAATACCGCGACGTTGTCGGCCTGTTCAGCTATGTGGTCGAGACCGAACGGCGCTTCTATTTGGCCAACCATGTTGACCTGCAGGCCCGCAGTGCCGACGGCGAGGTCTATTTCGACCTGACGCTCCAGGATGCCTGGGTCTGGGACGTGTACCGCTCCGCCCGCTTCGTCAAGAGCGTCCGCGTAATTACCTTCAAGGACGTCAACGTCGAAGAGCTCCCGCGCAACGAGGAGCTCGGCCTGCCCAAGGTCGGCGACCTGGGGAACTGA
- the lepB gene encoding signal peptidase I: MEHTQRQPRKLGWRFVLLAVLLAVLISGLVRSVWLDVYYIPSASMEPLLREGDRILVSRTDFRAKPVGRGDVVVFDGRGSFAPLNSGNGPVLDFLSGVGHWVGVSGADESYVKRVIGLPGDHVVCCDAGGRLTVNGQQVAEPYLYGGDAPSELKFSVLVPPGRLWLMGDHRSLSADSRSLLGAPGGGMVPLERVIGRPVQIIWPLDRFAAVARPSAATTTTAKNGQ; this comes from the coding sequence ATGGAACACACACAACGCCAGCCCAGGAAACTCGGCTGGCGTTTTGTGTTGCTGGCCGTGTTGCTGGCCGTGCTCATCAGCGGCCTGGTCCGCTCGGTCTGGCTCGACGTCTACTACATCCCCTCCGCGTCGATGGAGCCGCTCCTGCGCGAGGGGGACAGGATCCTGGTGTCCCGAACGGACTTCCGGGCCAAGCCGGTGGGCCGCGGCGACGTCGTTGTCTTCGACGGCCGCGGCTCTTTCGCCCCGCTCAACAGCGGCAACGGCCCGGTGCTGGACTTTCTCAGCGGCGTGGGGCACTGGGTCGGCGTGTCAGGTGCAGATGAAAGCTACGTCAAACGCGTCATCGGCCTTCCCGGTGACCACGTGGTCTGCTGCGATGCCGGCGGCCGCCTCACAGTGAACGGCCAGCAAGTTGCGGAACCCTATCTGTACGGGGGGGACGCCCCAAGCGAACTGAAATTCTCCGTGCTCGTTCCGCCCGGCCGCCTCTGGCTGATGGGGGACCACCGCTCCCTGTCCGCCGATTCCCGCAGCCTTCTGGGCGCCCCAGGCGGGGGCATGGTGCCGCTGGAGCGCGTGATTGGCAGGCCGGTTCAGATCATTTGGCCGCTTGATAGATTTGCAGCAGTAGCTCGGCCGTCCGCGGCCACCACCACGACAGCGAAGAACGGACAGTAG
- the rpsP gene encoding 30S ribosomal protein S16 translates to MAVKIRLKRFGKMRAPYYRIVVMDARSKRDGRAIEEIGKYHPTEEPSYIEVDTDRAQYWLGVGAQPSEQVAAILKITGDWQKFKGLPGQEGTLKTKAPKAAFVTPEKGSVIIPEAITKKAKKDDAAEAPADAAAETTEAE, encoded by the coding sequence GTGGCCGTAAAGATTCGCCTTAAGCGCTTTGGCAAGATGCGCGCACCGTACTACCGTATCGTCGTCATGGACGCACGCTCCAAGCGTGACGGCCGTGCCATCGAAGAGATCGGCAAGTACCACCCGACCGAAGAGCCCTCGTACATCGAGGTCGACACGGACCGTGCCCAGTACTGGCTCGGCGTCGGCGCACAGCCGTCCGAGCAGGTCGCCGCGATCCTCAAGATCACCGGTGACTGGCAGAAGTTCAAGGGTCTGCCGGGCCAGGAGGGCACCTTGAAGACCAAGGCTCCCAAGGCTGCCTTCGTTACCCCGGAAAAGGGTTCCGTGATTATCCCGGAAGCCATCACCAAGAAGGCCAAGAAGGACGACGCAGCCGAGGCCCCCGCCGACGCAGCAGCAGAGACCACCGAGGCTGAGTAA